In Methylotenera mobilis JLW8, the following are encoded in one genomic region:
- a CDS encoding serine/threonine protein kinase, whose protein sequence is MTSAKNLTSANFALTAGYKLHDYEITKVLSSGGFSFVYLARDKDKNTVAIKEYLPTSIATRADSATVLPNAEDVALFRHGLKCFFDEGLALAKIEHKNIVRVVNFFRANETVYMVMQYERGKSLQEYILSQSEPVSEKFIRRVFSELSNGLREVHTQKLLHLDIKPANIYIRLDGSPVLLDFGSSRQALTENQAKVSPSYTPGFAPPEQYYDRKLLGPWSDIYSIGATMYSCLTRTSPLAANQRIKNDLLVPAVKIGKDRYSQDLLQTIDKCLSLDYLKRPQSVFSLQKSLLENMPKTDKKAGLVHRVMSVLNKPISLNSNKSQ, encoded by the coding sequence GTGACCTCTGCCAAGAATTTAACATCAGCCAATTTCGCATTGACCGCTGGTTACAAGTTGCATGACTATGAAATCACCAAAGTGCTAAGCTCTGGTGGCTTCAGCTTTGTCTATTTAGCGCGCGATAAAGACAAAAACACTGTCGCAATCAAAGAGTACCTACCGACTTCCATCGCCACCCGTGCCGATAGTGCTACCGTGCTGCCGAATGCCGAAGATGTAGCGTTGTTTCGTCACGGCCTGAAATGCTTTTTTGATGAAGGCTTGGCGCTCGCAAAAATTGAACATAAAAACATAGTACGCGTGGTTAATTTCTTCCGCGCCAATGAAACTGTCTACATGGTGATGCAGTACGAGCGTGGCAAATCACTGCAAGAGTACATCTTGAGCCAATCAGAACCAGTGTCAGAAAAGTTTATCCGCCGCGTGTTCAGTGAGCTATCCAACGGCCTGCGTGAAGTACACACGCAAAAACTGTTGCACCTGGATATCAAACCCGCCAATATTTATATCCGCTTGGACGGCTCACCAGTGCTGCTGGATTTTGGCTCATCACGCCAGGCGCTCACTGAGAATCAAGCCAAAGTTTCCCCCAGCTACACACCGGGGTTTGCACCGCCAGAGCAGTATTACGATAGAAAACTACTAGGGCCATGGAGCGATATTTACAGCATAGGAGCCACCATGTACTCCTGCTTAACACGCACCTCGCCACTGGCGGCTAATCAGCGCATTAAAAACGATTTACTGGTACCCGCAGTGAAAATTGGTAAAGACCGTTATTCACAAGACTTGCTGCAAACCATCGACAAGTGCCTGAGCTTAGATTATCTTAAGCGCCCGCAAAGCGTATTCTCACTACAAAAATCATTGCTGGAAAACATGCCTAAGACCGATAAAAAGGCAGGCCTGGTGCATAGGGTAATGAGTGTTCTAAATAAACCGATATCGCTGAACAGTAATAAATCACAATGA
- a CDS encoding YicC/YloC family endoribonuclease — protein sequence MIFSMTGFAALEQPIENATLLLELRAVNSRYLDLHFKLDESVRSLEPTIRELIAARLSRGKVECKVNLIQRSQSKQTPELDEQLMQQLATLQAKTLTLFPESRQLSVADILRWPGVVMQDGLSQESLIEDVKQLVERGLQDLNASRQREGEKLKAIILDRVQQIEALVAKVKPLLPALNKEYQLKLEHKLHETLKTIDQDRIAQELVLFAQRIDVDEELGRLTAHVSEVKRILSSDVPAGKRLDFLMQELNREANTLGSKSVSVQTTQVSMELKVLIEQMREQIQNIE from the coding sequence ATGATTTTTAGCATGACGGGTTTTGCGGCATTAGAGCAGCCGATAGAAAATGCCACTTTGTTGTTAGAGCTGCGTGCGGTCAACAGCCGCTATTTAGATTTACATTTCAAGTTAGATGAAAGCGTACGTAGTTTAGAGCCGACGATACGCGAGTTGATTGCAGCGCGTCTGAGCCGTGGCAAAGTCGAGTGTAAGGTGAATCTGATTCAGCGTTCACAATCTAAACAGACGCCTGAGTTGGATGAGCAGTTAATGCAGCAGCTGGCGACATTACAGGCCAAGACGCTTACGCTGTTTCCAGAAAGCCGTCAGCTTAGTGTAGCTGATATTCTGCGCTGGCCTGGTGTGGTGATGCAGGATGGGCTAAGCCAGGAGTCTTTGATTGAGGACGTAAAACAATTAGTAGAGCGTGGCCTGCAAGACCTGAATGCGTCACGTCAGCGTGAAGGGGAAAAGTTAAAAGCTATTATTCTGGATCGCGTTCAGCAAATTGAAGCTTTGGTGGCCAAGGTGAAGCCATTATTGCCAGCCTTGAATAAAGAGTATCAGCTAAAGCTTGAGCATAAGCTGCACGAAACCTTAAAAACTATCGACCAAGACCGTATTGCACAAGAGCTGGTACTGTTTGCACAGCGTATTGATGTGGATGAAGAGTTAGGCCGCTTAACTGCGCATGTGTCAGAAGTTAAGCGCATTTTAAGCAGCGATGTGCCAGCCGGTAAACGCCTAGACTTTCTGATGCAGGAGCTGAACCGTGAGGCGAACACCTTAGGCTCTAAGTCAGTATCCGTGCAGACAACACAAGTGTCGATGGAGCTGAAAGTGCTGATTGAGCAAATGCGTGAACAGATTCAGAATATAGAGTAA